A window of Pyxidicoccus xibeiensis contains these coding sequences:
- a CDS encoding RlmE family RNA methyltransferase, whose translation MVGSPPVMGKPYRPKDHYFQKAKQEGLRARSAFKVDELIKRFPMVKKGHVVLDLGAAPGGFLQILANAVGTGGRVIGVDIVAIRPFSQPHVKTAVLDVLADDFDQQLSALHDGPFDAVISDMAPKTSGIKATDEARSLRLAGKALELAATRGRPGSSFVAKVFMGGDFEDFRDQVRALFEEVKVVRPEATRGASMEVYLVGLRRKAPEAPAP comes from the coding sequence ATGGTAGGGAGCCCCCCTGTCATGGGCAAGCCCTACCGTCCTAAAGACCACTATTTCCAGAAAGCCAAGCAAGAGGGGCTGCGTGCCCGCTCGGCCTTCAAGGTCGACGAGCTCATCAAGCGCTTCCCCATGGTGAAGAAGGGGCACGTGGTGCTCGACCTGGGGGCGGCGCCGGGGGGCTTCCTCCAGATCCTGGCGAACGCGGTGGGGACGGGGGGGCGGGTGATTGGGGTGGACATCGTCGCCATCCGGCCCTTCTCGCAGCCGCACGTGAAGACGGCGGTGCTGGACGTGCTGGCGGACGACTTCGATCAGCAGCTGTCCGCCCTCCATGACGGCCCGTTCGACGCGGTCATCTCCGACATGGCGCCCAAGACGAGCGGCATCAAGGCCACGGACGAGGCGCGCAGCCTGCGGCTGGCGGGCAAGGCGCTGGAGCTGGCCGCCACGCGGGGCCGGCCCGGCTCGTCCTTCGTGGCCAAGGTCTTCATGGGCGGGGACTTCGAGGACTTCCGCGACCAGGTGCGCGCCCTCTTCGAGGAGGTGAAGGTCGTCCGGCCCGAGGCCACGCGCGGCGCGAGCATGGAGGTCTACCTGGTGGGGCTGCGCCGCAAGGCGCCCGAGGCTCCCGCGCCCTGA
- a CDS encoding NHL repeat-containing protein: MGAASFILPVAGTGCADAQGLTGVQVGGRDALLYFDAQGSVLELRPREHRVLVRGADGAALATLGGQGRGATELNGPAALALGTEGRLYVVDRGNHRVQVYTRDGAHVGQVGRAGKEDGRFLYPAGACMDAQGRLLVSDSLNHRVQVFSADGDWLGTFGVGELQLPRGLAVGPDGRIHVVDSGNARVAVYDASGRGVGSYGHYGHEGAGMRWPRAITVDAAGTAYVADATCNAVHVFDAEGAFVERLPLQRETGPAAAVHVTLSPTGALKVAARAGRPD, translated from the coding sequence GTGGGAGCCGCCTCCTTCATCCTGCCCGTCGCGGGCACCGGCTGTGCGGACGCACAAGGCCTGACGGGCGTTCAGGTGGGAGGGCGGGACGCGCTCCTGTACTTCGACGCCCAGGGAAGTGTCCTGGAGCTGCGGCCGCGCGAGCACCGGGTGCTGGTGCGCGGGGCGGACGGCGCGGCGCTGGCCACGCTGGGCGGTCAGGGCCGCGGCGCCACGGAGCTCAACGGCCCGGCGGCGCTGGCGCTCGGCACGGAGGGCCGGCTCTACGTGGTGGACCGGGGCAACCACCGCGTCCAGGTCTACACGCGGGACGGCGCGCACGTGGGCCAGGTGGGCCGCGCGGGCAAGGAGGACGGCCGGTTCCTCTACCCCGCGGGCGCGTGCATGGACGCGCAGGGGCGGCTGCTGGTGAGCGACTCGCTGAACCACCGCGTCCAGGTGTTCTCCGCGGACGGAGACTGGCTGGGCACGTTCGGCGTGGGGGAGCTGCAGCTGCCGCGAGGCCTCGCCGTGGGGCCGGACGGGCGCATCCACGTGGTGGACTCCGGCAACGCGCGCGTGGCGGTGTACGACGCCTCGGGCCGGGGCGTGGGCAGCTACGGCCACTATGGCCACGAGGGCGCGGGGATGCGGTGGCCGCGCGCGATTACGGTGGATGCGGCCGGCACGGCGTACGTGGCGGATGCCACCTGCAACGCGGTGCACGTCTTCGACGCGGAGGGTGCCTTCGTCGAGCGGCTGCCGCTCCAGCGTGAGACGGGCCCCGCCGCGGCCGTCCACGTGACGCTGTCGCCCACCGGAGCGCTGAAGGTCGCGGCGCGCGCGGGCAGGCCGGACTGA